GACTTCGGCGAGTTGCTCGACCAGCGAGTATTCGGCGCTGGCTTTTTCTTCGTGCCAGACCAGGTGGTGCGCCTCGTCGACCACCAGCAGATCCCAGCCGGCGGCGAACAGTGCGTCTTGCGCCTTCTCGTCGTCGACCAGCCATTCCAGGGCCACCAGTGCAAGCTGGGTGTCTTCGAACGGGTTGGCGGCATCGCTTTCGATGAAGCGTTCTTCGTCGAACAGCGCGACCTGCAGGTTGAAGCGGCGGCGCATCTCCACCAGCCACTGGTGCTGAAGGTTTTCCGGGACGAGGATCAGCACGCGGTTGGCGCGGCCCGAGAGCAGTTGGCGATGGATCACCAGACCGGCTTCGATGGTTTTACCCAGACCCACTTCGTCCGCCAGCAATACGCGCGGCGCAATGCGGTCGGCAACTTCACGGGCGATGTGCAATTGGTGCGCGATCGGTTGCGCACGCACGCCACCCAGGCCCCAGAGCGAGGATTGCAACTGGCGACTGGTGTGTTCGAGGGTGTTGTAACGCAGCGAGAACCACGCCAGCGGGTCGATCTGCCCGGCGAACAGACGGTCGCTGGCCAGACGGAACTGGATGAAGTTCGACAGCTGGGTTTCCGGCAGGGTGACGGCTTCGTTCTGCCCGTTGAGACCGTGATAGACCATCAGCCCGTCGACGTCGTCGACTTGCTGCACGGTCATCTTCCAGCCTTCGAAGTGGGTGATGCTGTCGCCCGGCGAGAATCGCACGCGGGTCAGGGGCGCATTCCGTAGCGCGTACTGGCGGGTTTCGCCAGTGGCCGGGTAAAGCACGGTCAACAAGCGGCCGTCCTGTGCCAGAACGGTGCCTAAACCAAGCTCTGCTTCGCTGTCACTGATCCAGCGTTGCCCCGGTTGATACTGCTGCGCCATGCTGCCTGACTCCCACCTTGAAAAAGCGGGCTATCTTAACGGAATGAGGGCTTCAGGGCCAAAGATTACTGGGTAGCAGCTGCCGAAGGCTGCGATCTTTTGATCTTTGAGAACCCTTGAGGTTTGAGCTGTCTGATAAAGATCGCAGCCTTCGGCAGCTCCTACACGTGCCAAGTGCGTCACAGATTTGCGACGAATGGCTCAAGGCGCCTTTGCCGCAGCCGATAGCCTGCTGACAGGAGACCCCATATATGTTGCCACCGATGCTCCCCCTGAGCGCTGTGCCGATCACTTCCCAGCAGGATCCGATTCGTCAGCGGCCGGACATTCCTCCGGTGGTGCCGGTGCAGGAAAGCTCCAACGAAAGCACGATCGATCTGCAAAAGCGCGATCCCGAAGAGGATCGATTGCTGGCGCGCGAAGAACAGCGCCGCCAGCAGGAGCGTGATCGCCGCCGCCGCGAGGCTGACGAAGACCCGGAAGAGCATCTGGCCGTGCCGGGCACCGAACTCAACGCCGACAACACCGTGCCGGTGGTGCCGCTGATGGAAGATCAGCCGCGTCAGGGCTTGTGGGTCGATATCGAGATCTGATCTTCGGCTGGTCAGCGCTGGTGTGACGTTGCATTATTGGCGCAGTCCTGCCGGTGATGTGGCAGTTGTGATTCTTTCAAGTGATGTACTGACGCCATGAGCCAAGACGACAAACTGATTGACCTCAGTACTGAACGCGCCAAGCGCGTGCATGACATTAAAGAGAAGCGGCTGAACGAAGTGCGCCAGGCCTTTGAACAGGCGATGCCGTTGGGAAAAGCCAAGAAAAAGTCGAAAAACAAGCCGAAAAAGCGTTGATCTGCCCCTGCATCCGTTGATGCAGGTCATTTAATTCCCCTCCTTTATCTCCCTTCCTTGCTGGTATTGATCCCGGTCAATTTGTGCGCCTGTGTGTTTGGTAACTTAGTTCCATCGCAGCAGAGCAGGGGCCAGGAGGCCAGTCATGTTTTTCGATAACGTGGTGTTTGCCGGGGTCCTGACTGTAGGGCTGATGGTTCTGTTTTTTGCAGGGTTTGGATTTTTTATCTGGAAGGATGCGAATAAGCGCAAGAAGTGATTCTTCTGGATTGATGAGCACGCAAGGCATTTTGGGGCGACTTCGGTTGCCCCTTTTTTTTGTGTCTTGGCGGCCTTTGGGCCGACCATGTTGTGGGTGTTTGGTGTGTATATCCGTTTTTTCGGTAACGGCGGGTTAGGGTTTCGCCCTTACGGCGACTCACTTTTTTACAAGCGCCTAAAAAAGTAAGCAAAAAACGCTTGCTCCTGCGTGCGGCCCGCTCGCTGGGGCTCGGGGTTCCTTCGCTGCGGGGTCGATCCGGGCGCAGCGCCTACGGTTTGCTTCGCTGCACCTCCTCTCGCTGTGTTTGGCTGCGCCAAACGGTCGCTGCGCTCCCACGCCCGGATCAATCCCTCCACTCAGCCTTCCGACGTCGCCTTACAGATCAAAAGCCGCAGCCGAGCTAACGCTCATCCTGTTGAGTGGTGAAGAGCGGGTGTTCGGCTTTGGTTCGGTGTTGGATTCGCCCCTCACCCCAGCCCTCTCCCGAGGGAGAGGGAG
This region of Pseudomonas sp. R84 genomic DNA includes:
- the ccoM gene encoding cytochrome c oxidase subunit CcoM, coding for MFFDNVVFAGVLTVGLMVLFFAGFGFFIWKDANKRKK